The nucleotide window ACATTAACAATGCCAATTTCTGGGTCAATATCGCCTAGTATTGTTAATGATAAGTTTGAATCTAACATTTGATCCAGTAAAGTAATTGATTTAAAACGAATTAAAATATCATAAAGTTTTTTCTCTGACCCTTTTTTATCTTTCTTAATTTTTGCCTGATCATTAATTAAAGAAACAAAAAAATCAGAAATACAAATATTATGCTTTAAAAAAGTGTCTAATCCTTGAACTGTTGTAATATCTTTTAACCGAAGGTTTTTAACATCATCATCAGTAAATTTACTTTTTGGATTTGTTAAAAAATACAAATTTAATAATAAATTTTTATTATTAAATTTATCGCCCTGAATTGTAAATTCCATCAATGTCATTTGTTCACCCTCTTATCTACATAATAATTATACTAAACTTATATTAGATAACAAATTAAACCTACCAAATTAAAAAAAAGTACATTGCAAAGCAAAATGTACTTTTTTTGAAATCTATCTTTTTGAATATTGCGGTGCTCTTCTAGCCCCATGTAACCCATATTTTTTACGTTCTTTAATACGAGCATCACGAGTTAGCATGCCAGCATGTCTCAATAAAGTTTTATAATCTTGTGACGCTTCGACTAGGGCTCTTGCAATTCCTAATCTTGTTGCGCCAGCTTGTCCGGTAAAACCACCACCAGACACTTTAACACGAATATCAAATTCTGATTTTGAACCAGTAATCTCTAAAGGTTGTTCCAAATCTTGCACTAATGTTGCGTATGGGAAAAACTCTAATGCTGGTTTCCCATTAACAACAACATTTCCTTTACCAGGAGTCAATACAACTTGGGCAATAGAAGATTTTCTTCTTCCTGTACCGCGATATATAACTTCTTGTTTTTTTGCCATATTTTCTCCTTTTATTTATTAGTTAATTCTAATTTAATTGGTTGTTGTGCTTCATGTGGATGTTCATTACCAGCATAAACAAATAAATTACGGAATAATTTACTTCCTAATTTATTTTTTGGTAACATTCCTTTAATTGCGTGTTCAACTGGATAAATTGGTTTTTTTACTAACATATCCTTTGCTGTTGTTCTTTTTAATCCCCCTGGATGTTGTGAATGATGATAATACATTTTACCCTTTAATTTATTTCCTGACAAATTAATTTTATCTGCATTAAGAATAATAACATTATCACCACAATCAACATGTGGAGTATAAGATGGTTTATTTTTTCCTCTTAAGATCATTGCAACTTTACTTGCTAAACGTCCTAAAACTAGACCTTGAGCATCAATCACATATCATTTTTTTTCAACTTTAGTTGAATTTAAGATAGTTGTTTGTCTCATGTCACTGCCTCCTCACATCATTCCGTACCAGGGTCTAATGTATAAAGCAATAATATTATAACTAAAAATAATAGGATAATCAATATTTTAATTTGATATTTCCAAATTTAATTACTCTTGTAATTTTCAAGTTGAGTAAATTGGGAAATCATTTAATAAGGTTTTTACTTCTTTTTGATATTTAACAATATTATTTTCAGTTGGCTCTTTTAAAACATTATAAATTATTTCTCCGATGTGTTTAAATTCTTTGTTTCCAAAACCACGTGTTGTCATAGCTGCTGTTCCTAATCGAATTCCGCTAGTAACCATTGATGATTCTTTATCAAATGGAATCATATTCTTGTTACAAATAATACCAATTTTTTGCAAAATCTCTTCCGCCATTTGCCCCGAAATCCCTAAACTACTTTTAACATCAACCATTAATAAATGGTTATCTGTGCCATCAGCTACTAAACGCAGATTATTTGCTTTTAATGTTGCTGCTAATGCTTTCGCATTATTAATAATTTCTGCTTGATATGCTTTAAAATCTGGTTGCAAAGCCTCTAAAAAACATTGTGCCTTTGCAGCAATAACATGCTCTAATGGTCCCCCTTGATTGCCTGGAAAAACAGCACTATTAATTTTTTTTGCTCATTTTTGCTTTGATAAAATTAAGCCCCCACGAGGTCCACGCAATGTTTTATGTGTTGTTGAAGTAACAACATCTGCATAGGGGATTGGAGACTGATGTAAACCAGCCGCAATTAATCCTGCAATATGGGCCATATCTACCATTAATAAAGCTCCAACTTTATCAGCAATTGCGCGGAACTTTTTAAAATCAATCTCACGTGAATAAGCACTAGCCCCAGCAACAATTAATTTTGGTTTTACTTCAATTGCAATTTTTTCAATTGCATCATAATCTAACATTTCGGTTGTAGGATCAACTTGATAACTATGAAAATCATATAATCGACCAGAAAAATTAACATTATGACCATGAGTTAAGTGACCACCTGCTGCTAAATCCATTGCTAA belongs to Spiroplasma melliferum and includes:
- a CDS encoding 30S ribosomal protein S9 is translated as MAKKQEVIYRGTGRRKSSIAQVVLTPGKGNVVVNGKPALEFFPYATLVQDLEQPLEITGSKSEFDIRVKVSGGGFTGQAGATRLGIARALVEASQDYKTLLRHAGMLTRDARIKERKKYGLHGARRAPQYSKR
- a CDS encoding serine hydroxymethyltransferase, which encodes MKVNSQIKKLIDLELKRQQDHVELIASENYVSEAILAITGSILTNKYAEGYPFHRYYGGCEYVDQVEQLAIDKVKELFQAEHANVQPHSGSQANAAAYYALLQPRDTILAMDLAAGGHLTHGHNVNFSGRLYDFHSYQVDPTTEMLDYDAIEKIAIEVKPKLIVAGASAYSREIDFKKFRAIADKVGALLMVDMAHIAGLIAAGLHQSPIPYADVVTSTTHKTLRGPRGGLILSKQKWAKKINSAVFPGNQGGPLEHVIAAKAQCFLEALQPDFKAYQAEIINNAKALAATLKANNLRLVADGTDNHLLMVDVKSSLGISGQMAEEILQKIGIICNKNMIPFDKESSMVTSGIRLGTAAMTTRGFGNKEFKHIGEIIYNVLKEPTENNIVKYQKEVKTLLNDFPIYSTWKLQE
- a CDS encoding 50S ribosomal protein L13 — its product is MRQTTILNSTKVEKKWYVIDAQGLVLGRLASKVAMILRGKNKPSYTPHVDCGDNVIILNADKINLSGNKLKGKMYYHHSQHPGGLKRTTAKDMLVKKPIYPVEHAIKGMLPKNKLGSKLFRNLFVYAGNEHPHEAQQPIKLELTNK